A window of the Zerene cesonia ecotype Mississippi chromosome 24, Zerene_cesonia_1.1, whole genome shotgun sequence genome harbors these coding sequences:
- the LOC119836421 gene encoding probable NADH dehydrogenase [ubiquinone] 1 alpha subcomplex subunit 12 codes for MSIAKYLAFDKLATLFNIIKQNGGIRGSLFKLYRQDELKDGTLIGEDKFGNKYFENPKYFYGRNRWVEYSEKFHMNYDGSQVPAEWYGWLHYKTDLPPHLDPSRPKYKWMQDWNENLSGTTGQYTPYSTTRAKVEAWEPKPKTSV; via the exons atgtcgATCGCCAAATACTTGGCGTTTGATAAACTAGccacattatttaatattataaaacaaaatggtgGGATCCGCGGTTCCTTGTTCAAATTATACAG GCAAGATGAATTGAAAGATGGTACCCTCATTGGTGAAGATAAGTTTGGAAACAAATACTTTGAGAACCCAAAATACTTCTATGGCAGAAATCGCTGGGTGGAATACTCTGAGAAGTTCCATATGAACTATGATGGCAGTCAG GTACCCGCTGAGTGGTATGGATGGCTGCACTACAAAACTGATCTGCCCCCCCATTTG gaCCCAAGCAGACCGAAATACAAATGGATGCAAGATTGGAATGAAAACTTATCAGGCACCACTGGTCAATATACTCCATACAGCACAACTAGGGCTAAAGTTGAGGCCTGGGAGCCAAAACCTAAAACCAGcgtttaa
- the LOC119836444 gene encoding G patch domain-containing protein 4 has protein sequence MDFARKQLEKYGWTDGKGLGKHENGISEALKPKLKRSVTGIGHDAAAEFTEHWWTKLYNTAASNVEVTEKNGKTKEIKTKDDEFEITNSSWSYKKKNKNKSKEEYTNFFVKTSILSNGGSKIEDLNDQAIVEEVVPGVKLSDEELFAACEGRTAHKGARHGLKALGKLARIEMQEQALLQQAKYKGYSQAKKDKINKDDDVSSEHKKKVKKSKNNTEGQESNDLCHENEPVKKVKRKVNDSDDESKNKNYNQDEGVIDNQCEETVSKKRKKKKKDKNAVDEVEQINQTEDTTDVPKKSKKKKNKKGN, from the exons ATGGATTTCGCCCGCAAACAGCTAGAGAAATATGGCTGGACTGATG GTAAAGGTTTAGGAAAACACGAGAATGGTATATCGGAAGCGCTAAAACCGAAATTGAAGCGTAGTGTGACAGGAATTGGGCATGACGCCGCCGCTGAGTTTACAGAACATTGGTGGACTAAACTATACAACACAGCTGCGAGTAACGTCGAG gttACAGAGAAAAATGGCAaaactaaagaaataaaaacaaaagatgatgaatttgaaataacaaacagtTCTTGGTCTTAcaagaaaaagaataaaaataaatcaaaggaggaatatacaaacttttttgttaaaaccTCTATACTATCCAATGGTGGTTCTAAAATTGAAGATTTGAATGACCAAGCAATTGTAGAGGAAGTTGTACCTGGTGTGAAATTGAGTGATGAGGAATTATTTGCAGCGTGTGAAGGAAGAACTGCTCATAA AGGTGCACGGCATGGCCTTAAAGCATTAGGAAAATTGGCGCGGATTGAAATGCAAGAACAGGCATTGTTGCAACAGGCTAAGTACAAAGGTTACTCTCAGGCCAAAAAAGACAAAATCAATAAAGATGATGATGTTTCAagtgaacataaaaaaaaagtaaagaagtctaaaaataatactgaaGGACAAGAATCAAATGACCTTTGCCATGAAAATGAACCTGTAAAAAAAGTTAAGAGGAAAGTAAATGACAGTGATgatgaaagtaaaaataaaaattataatcaagaTGAAGGAGTAATTGATAATCAATGTGAAGAAACAGTTtccaaaaaaagaaagaaaaagaaaaaagataagAATGCTGTTGATGAAGTAGAACAAATTAACCAAACAGAAGACACAACTGATGTGCCTAAAAagagtaaaaagaaaaagaataaaaaaggaaattga
- the LOC119836430 gene encoding putative gamma-glutamylcyclotransferase CG2811 isoform X4, whose protein sequence is MIKMSHKVFVYGTLKRNEPNHHWLTNPDNGTGTFLTEGITKNKYPLIIATKYNIPFLLYSPGDGHHIKGEIYEVDDIMLSKLDILEDHPKWYIREIDDILVKKPGSNDEEIVKCWVYFLKNFRPELLKRQLFECYTSSGTHGLKYLESEDNEASIEDLKELQK, encoded by the exons ATGATTAAG aTGTCTCACAAAGTATTTGTATATGGAACACTCAAACGTAATGAGCCTAATCATCACTGGCTCACAAACCCTGATAATGGAACAGGGACGTTCCTTACAGAAGGCATTACAAAGAACAAATACCCCCTTATAATAGCTACAAAGTACAACATACCATTCCTTTTATATAGCCCTGGTGATGGACATCATATTAAag GAGAGATCTATGAAGTAGATGACATCATGCTCAGTAAATTAGATATTCTGGAGGACCATCCCAAATGGTATATCAGGGAAATTGATGATATACTGGTTAAGAAACC GGGTTCCAATGACGAGGAAATAGTAAAATGCTGGGTGTATTTCTTGAAAAATTTCCGACCAGAGCTATTGAAACGGCAACTTTTCGAATGCTACACCTCCAGTGGTACACATGGCTTAAAATATTTGGAAAG tGAAGATAACGAAGCATCGATAGAAGATCTAAAAGAACtgcagaaataa
- the LOC119836430 gene encoding putative gamma-glutamylcyclotransferase CG2811 isoform X3 has protein sequence MIKVWSLFVIPNFKNNNFIAFRDMSHKVFVYGTLKRNEPNHHWLTNPDNGTGTFLTEGITKNKYPLIIATKYNIPFLLYSPGDGHHIKGEIYEVDDIMLSKLDILEDHPKWYIREIDDILVKKPGSNDEEIVKCWVYFLKNFRPELLKRQLFECYTSSVKITKHR, from the exons ATGATTAAGGTTTGGAGTTTATTTGTGATacccaattttaaaaataataacttcattGCCTTTCGAGAC aTGTCTCACAAAGTATTTGTATATGGAACACTCAAACGTAATGAGCCTAATCATCACTGGCTCACAAACCCTGATAATGGAACAGGGACGTTCCTTACAGAAGGCATTACAAAGAACAAATACCCCCTTATAATAGCTACAAAGTACAACATACCATTCCTTTTATATAGCCCTGGTGATGGACATCATATTAAag GAGAGATCTATGAAGTAGATGACATCATGCTCAGTAAATTAGATATTCTGGAGGACCATCCCAAATGGTATATCAGGGAAATTGATGATATACTGGTTAAGAAACC GGGTTCCAATGACGAGGAAATAGTAAAATGCTGGGTGTATTTCTTGAAAAATTTCCGACCAGAGCTATTGAAACGGCAACTTTTCGAATGCTACACCTCCAGTG tGAAGATAACGAAGCATCGATAG
- the LOC119836430 gene encoding putative gamma-glutamylcyclotransferase CG2811 isoform X1: MIKVWSLFVIPNFKNNNFIAFRDMSHKVFVYGTLKRNEPNHHWLTNPDNGTGTFLTEGITKNKYPLIIATKYNIPFLLYSPGDGHHIKGEIYEVDDIMLSKLDILEDHPKWYIREIDDILVKKPGSNDEEIVKCWVYFLKNFRPELLKRQLFECYTSSGTHGLKYLESEDNEASIEDLKELQK; encoded by the exons ATGATTAAGGTTTGGAGTTTATTTGTGATacccaattttaaaaataataacttcattGCCTTTCGAGAC aTGTCTCACAAAGTATTTGTATATGGAACACTCAAACGTAATGAGCCTAATCATCACTGGCTCACAAACCCTGATAATGGAACAGGGACGTTCCTTACAGAAGGCATTACAAAGAACAAATACCCCCTTATAATAGCTACAAAGTACAACATACCATTCCTTTTATATAGCCCTGGTGATGGACATCATATTAAag GAGAGATCTATGAAGTAGATGACATCATGCTCAGTAAATTAGATATTCTGGAGGACCATCCCAAATGGTATATCAGGGAAATTGATGATATACTGGTTAAGAAACC GGGTTCCAATGACGAGGAAATAGTAAAATGCTGGGTGTATTTCTTGAAAAATTTCCGACCAGAGCTATTGAAACGGCAACTTTTCGAATGCTACACCTCCAGTGGTACACATGGCTTAAAATATTTGGAAAG tGAAGATAACGAAGCATCGATAGAAGATCTAAAAGAACtgcagaaataa
- the LOC119836430 gene encoding putative gamma-glutamylcyclotransferase CG2811 isoform X2, with protein MIKVWSLFVIPNFKNNNFIAFRDMSHKVFVYGTLKRNEPNHHWLTNPDNGTGTFLTEGITKNKYPLIIATKYNIPFLLYSPGDGHHIKGEIYEVDDIMLSKLDILEDHPKWYIREIDDILVKKPGSNDEEIVKCWVYFLKNFRPELLKRQLFECYTSSGTHGLKYLERSKRDPNHNHYSEVKK; from the exons ATGATTAAGGTTTGGAGTTTATTTGTGATacccaattttaaaaataataacttcattGCCTTTCGAGAC aTGTCTCACAAAGTATTTGTATATGGAACACTCAAACGTAATGAGCCTAATCATCACTGGCTCACAAACCCTGATAATGGAACAGGGACGTTCCTTACAGAAGGCATTACAAAGAACAAATACCCCCTTATAATAGCTACAAAGTACAACATACCATTCCTTTTATATAGCCCTGGTGATGGACATCATATTAAag GAGAGATCTATGAAGTAGATGACATCATGCTCAGTAAATTAGATATTCTGGAGGACCATCCCAAATGGTATATCAGGGAAATTGATGATATACTGGTTAAGAAACC GGGTTCCAATGACGAGGAAATAGTAAAATGCTGGGTGTATTTCTTGAAAAATTTCCGACCAGAGCTATTGAAACGGCAACTTTTCGAATGCTACACCTCCAGTGGTACACATGGCTTAAAATATTTGGAAAGGTCAAAACGCGATCCTAATCATAACCATTATTCTGAAGTtaagaaataa